Proteins from a single region of Abyssalbus ytuae:
- a CDS encoding leucine-rich repeat domain-containing protein, giving the protein MKKYFYVLLFVAGGICMASCNKDDDNPSPKSDAKQILSFVFKEEDNTALNEDVTAEINQEDKTITATVPFGTELTSLLPEVEVSEKAAVSPTGAQDFSNEVTYTVTAENGTKATYKVIVNQAEPNASNAKQILSFVFKEEDNTALNEDVTAAINQEDKTIAATVPFGTELTSLLPEVKVSEKAAVSPTGAQDFSNEVTYTVTAENGTKATYKVIVNQADPNASDAKQILSFVFKEEDNTALNEDVTAEINQEEKTITATFPFNTDVTSLLPLIEVSEKATVSPAGAQDFTNEVIFTVTAQDQTQEHYTFKFNFTAPTQREVLIAIYNSNPGNTLGWDINNEDISSWVGVTVDDQGRVIKLVFVDEDAQIGYGLVTLPAEIGQLTSLETLSLYSNQLTSIPAEIGQLTSLETLSLNNNQLTSIPAEIGQLTSLGYLYLDYNQLTSIPAEIGQLTSLEYLSLGNNQLTSIPAEIGQLTSLETLSLYNNQLTSIPTEIGQLTKLKYFYLYENELRSIPAEIGQLTNLEYLFLYNNQLTSIPTEIGQLTKLKYFYLYENELTSIPAEIGQLTKLKYLYLNNNPLTSIPSGVCNLENNGTNIIKDDGVTCETAADD; this is encoded by the coding sequence ATGAAAAAGTATTTTTATGTATTACTATTCGTTGCCGGGGGTATTTGCATGGCCTCCTGCAATAAAGACGACGACAACCCTTCACCAAAAAGCGATGCAAAACAAATCCTCAGTTTTGTTTTTAAGGAGGAAGACAATACAGCTTTGAACGAAGATGTAACAGCAGAGATAAACCAGGAAGATAAAACCATTACCGCCACCGTACCTTTTGGCACTGAACTGACCTCCTTATTGCCCGAGGTAGAAGTTTCCGAAAAAGCGGCCGTATCACCCACAGGCGCACAGGATTTTTCCAATGAGGTTACCTATACGGTAACTGCCGAAAACGGTACCAAAGCAACCTATAAAGTAATAGTAAACCAGGCAGAACCCAATGCCAGTAATGCAAAACAAATCCTCAGTTTTGTTTTTAAGGAGGAAGACAATACAGCTTTGAACGAAGATGTAACAGCAGCAATAAACCAGGAAGACAAAACCATTGCCGCCACCGTACCTTTTGGCACTGAACTAACCTCTTTATTACCTGAGGTGAAAGTTTCCGAAAAAGCGGCCGTATCACCCACAGGCGCACAGGATTTTTCCAATGAGGTTACCTATACGGTAACTGCCGAAAACGGTACCAAAGCAACCTATAAAGTAATAGTAAACCAGGCAGACCCCAATGCCAGTGATGCAAAACAAATCCTCAGTTTTGTTTTTAAGGAGGAAGACAATACAGCTTTGAACGAAGATGTAACAGCAGAAATAAACCAGGAAGAAAAAACCATTACTGCTACCTTTCCTTTTAACACTGACGTAACCTCCTTATTGCCTTTAATAGAAGTCTCCGAAAAAGCCACCGTATCACCCGCAGGGGCACAGGACTTTACCAATGAAGTTATCTTTACCGTGACTGCACAGGACCAGACACAGGAACATTATACATTTAAATTTAATTTTACAGCCCCCACCCAGAGGGAAGTACTCATTGCCATTTATAACAGCAACCCCGGTAATACCCTTGGTTGGGATATTAACAACGAGGATATTAGCAGCTGGGTTGGGGTAACGGTAGACGACCAAGGCAGGGTTATTAAATTAGTATTTGTTGATGAAGATGCACAAATAGGTTACGGTCTGGTTACCCTCCCTGCGGAGATCGGGCAGCTCACCAGCCTGGAAACCTTATCTTTATACAGCAACCAACTAACGAGTATCCCCGCTGAAATAGGCCAGCTCACCAGCCTGGAAACCTTGTCTTTAAACAACAACCAACTAACGAGTATCCCCGCTGAAATAGGTCAGCTCACCAGCCTGGGATACTTATATTTAGACTACAACCAACTAACGAGTATCCCTGCTGAAATAGGCCAGCTCACCAGCCTGGAATACTTGTCTTTAGGCAACAACCAACTAACGAGTATCCCCGCTGAAATAGGTCAGCTCACCAGCTTGGAAACCTTATCTTTATACAACAACCAATTAACGAGTATCCCTACAGAGATTGGTCAGCTTACCAAGCTAAAATACTTTTATCTATACGAAAACGAACTAAGGAGTATCCCTGCAGAGATCGGTCAGCTCACAAACTTAGAATACTTATTTTTATACAACAACCAACTAACGAGTATCCCTACAGAGATTGGTCAGCTTACCAAGCTAAAATACTTTTATCTATACGAAAACGAACTAACGAGTATCCCTGCAGAGATTGGTCAGCTTACCAAGCTAAAATACTTATATTTAAACAATAACCCACTAACCAGCATTCCTTCGGGGGTATGTAATTTGGAAAATAACGGGACTAATATTATAAAAGATGATGGTGTTACCTGCGAAACAGCTGCAGATGATTAA
- a CDS encoding patatin-like phospholipase family protein — protein MQLFIEIVYLHKVKEKYFLLVFLLVFFASFSQEKQENDFKVGLVLSGGGAKGMAHIGVLKAIEEAGVSIDYIGGTSMGAIVGALYASGYSAQQLDSLFRNTDIENIVQDELPRSAKTFYEKKNSERYALTLPFDGFKIAIPSAISKGQNVYNMLSRMLFHVSDVEDFSKLPIPFLCMATNIETGEAVILNKGHLVNSISASGAFPSLFDPVEIDGKLLIDGGVVNNYPIDEIRNLGADFIIGVDVQDDLDTRETLNTATSILLQINNYRTVKDMRLKEKKTDLYIKPDITKYTVVSFDRVDSIIKKGYEAGTKIRGRLDSLSQAQKIKNEKPKVHPPFPEDEFLLKRLVLEGERGYSRAYIRGKLRYSLGKKITFQKFSQGINNLAGTNNFDKIFYEFDKDLNGGENIVMNLKENKNETFLRLGIHYDDLYKTAGLINITKKKLLFNDDILSFDLILGDRIRYNLDYYLDKGFYWSFGIKSFYNSFKIGVKSDLIADEFPELENISTISLEVEDLTNQIYLQTLYREEFTLGAGLEHKLLTMDTETVSEQDEDVKLTFENSNYMSTYGYVILDTYDNIYFPSRGIYFNGDFHFYFYSSDYSNEFEEFSIGKAKLGVATPLFNNVTFNFVTEGGFKIGKNNLKFLDFALGGYGNYLINNFIPFYGYDYLSFNANSYVKTRLTADWEFAKNHHVNFSANYANAGDYIFSGTKGWLSSPEYSGYAIGYGLESFLGPIELKYTWSPENKDNILFVNVGFWF, from the coding sequence ATGCAGCTTTTCATTGAAATTGTCTATCTTCATAAAGTGAAAGAGAAGTATTTTTTATTAGTTTTTTTATTAGTTTTTTTTGCCTCATTCTCCCAGGAGAAACAGGAAAACGATTTTAAAGTAGGGTTGGTTTTAAGTGGTGGTGGCGCCAAAGGTATGGCACACATAGGGGTGTTAAAAGCCATTGAAGAGGCCGGCGTAAGTATTGATTATATAGGAGGTACAAGTATGGGAGCCATAGTAGGGGCCCTGTATGCCTCGGGTTACTCTGCACAGCAACTGGATTCACTTTTCCGTAATACGGATATTGAAAACATAGTTCAGGATGAATTGCCCCGCTCTGCCAAAACATTTTATGAGAAAAAAAACAGCGAACGTTACGCGTTAACGTTGCCTTTTGATGGCTTTAAAATTGCTATTCCTTCCGCCATTTCAAAAGGGCAAAATGTATATAACATGCTTTCGCGCATGCTTTTTCATGTAAGTGATGTAGAAGATTTTAGTAAGCTGCCCATTCCTTTTCTTTGTATGGCAACTAATATAGAAACAGGAGAAGCCGTAATATTAAACAAAGGCCACCTGGTAAACTCAATTAGTGCAAGTGGTGCGTTCCCTTCGCTTTTTGATCCTGTAGAAATTGACGGTAAACTGCTTATAGACGGGGGAGTGGTAAATAATTACCCTATTGATGAAATAAGAAATTTAGGAGCCGATTTTATAATAGGTGTAGACGTCCAGGATGATCTTGACACCCGCGAAACTTTAAATACTGCAACAAGTATTTTATTACAGATAAATAATTACCGCACTGTTAAAGATATGAGGCTTAAAGAGAAAAAAACTGATTTATATATTAAGCCCGATATTACAAAATACACCGTTGTTTCTTTTGACCGGGTAGACAGTATCATTAAAAAAGGGTATGAAGCAGGTACGAAAATCAGGGGGAGGTTAGATAGTCTTTCACAGGCACAAAAAATAAAAAATGAAAAACCAAAAGTACACCCCCCCTTTCCTGAGGATGAATTTTTACTTAAAAGACTGGTGCTTGAGGGAGAAAGGGGATACTCAAGAGCGTATATTCGTGGTAAGTTGCGGTACAGTTTAGGGAAGAAAATAACTTTTCAAAAATTCTCGCAGGGAATAAACAATCTGGCTGGAACTAATAATTTTGATAAAATATTTTATGAGTTTGACAAAGATTTAAATGGAGGAGAAAACATAGTAATGAACCTGAAGGAAAATAAAAATGAAACATTTTTGCGTTTGGGAATTCATTATGATGACTTATATAAAACTGCAGGGTTGATTAATATTACTAAAAAGAAATTACTGTTTAATGATGATATTTTATCATTCGATTTAATTTTAGGAGACAGGATCAGGTATAACCTGGATTATTATTTGGATAAAGGTTTTTACTGGAGTTTTGGTATAAAATCATTTTATAATTCCTTTAAAATAGGGGTGAAATCTGATTTAATAGCAGATGAATTTCCCGAATTGGAAAATATAAGTACCATAAGCCTTGAAGTAGAAGATCTTACTAATCAAATATACCTTCAGACACTTTACAGGGAAGAATTTACCTTGGGTGCCGGACTGGAGCATAAACTGTTAACAATGGACACGGAAACTGTTTCTGAACAGGATGAGGATGTGAAGTTAACTTTTGAGAACAGTAATTACATGAGCACTTACGGGTATGTAATACTTGATACGTATGACAATATATATTTTCCTTCCAGGGGGATATATTTTAACGGTGATTTTCACTTTTATTTTTATTCTTCCGATTATAGCAATGAGTTTGAAGAATTTTCTATAGGAAAAGCCAAATTAGGTGTTGCAACTCCTCTTTTTAATAATGTCACTTTTAACTTTGTTACAGAAGGAGGGTTTAAAATAGGAAAGAACAATCTTAAATTCCTCGACTTTGCTTTAGGCGGATACGGAAATTATCTCATCAATAATTTTATTCCGTTTTACGGGTACGATTATTTAAGTTTTAATGCCAATAGTTATGTTAAGACACGGCTTACTGCCGACTGGGAATTTGCTAAAAACCATCATGTCAACTTTTCAGCCAATTATGCCAATGCCGGCGATTATATATTTAGCGGCACCAAAGGTTGGTTATCTTCACCGGAGTACAGTGGGTATGCAATAGGATATGGACTGGAAAGTTTTTTAGGCCCGATTGAGCTTAAGTATACATGGTCTCCTGAAAACAAGGATAATATTCTGTTTGTGAATGTTGGGTTTTGGTTTTAA
- a CDS encoding 5-formyltetrahydrofolate cyclo-ligase → MHKTELRKKYKSLRNKLSLTTIEDLSIDIANQLLKVPVWNKTYYHLFLPITEQKEVDTSFILSVLQGKDKEVIISKSNFENHTLSHFLLTENTKLIKNGYNIPEPADGIEVPESKIEVVFIPLLAFDHSGNRVGYGKGFYDRFLSKCNPDAIKVGLSFFEAENKPVTDAHSNDVKMDYCVTPGHIYCFNK, encoded by the coding sequence ATGCACAAAACCGAACTTAGGAAAAAATACAAATCTTTACGAAATAAGCTATCCTTAACCACTATAGAAGATTTAAGTATAGACATTGCCAACCAACTTTTAAAAGTGCCCGTATGGAATAAAACATACTATCACCTTTTTTTACCTATTACAGAACAAAAAGAAGTTGATACCTCTTTTATATTGAGTGTTTTACAGGGAAAAGACAAAGAAGTTATTATTTCAAAAAGCAATTTTGAAAACCATACGCTTTCTCATTTTTTACTTACCGAAAACACTAAGCTTATAAAAAATGGATATAATATTCCCGAACCGGCAGATGGAATTGAAGTACCTGAAAGTAAAATTGAGGTGGTGTTTATACCTCTACTTGCTTTTGATCATTCCGGCAACAGGGTAGGTTACGGAAAAGGGTTTTATGACAGGTTTTTATCCAAATGCAACCCTGATGCTATAAAAGTTGGGCTGTCGTTTTTTGAAGCAGAAAATAAACCTGTTACGGATGCTCATTCAAATGATGTAAAAATGGATTATTGCGTAACGCCCGGACATATTTATTGTTTTAATAAGTAA
- a CDS encoding leucine-rich repeat domain-containing protein has product MKKYFYVLLFVAGGICMTSCNKDDDNPSPKSDAKQILSFVFKAANNKALNEDVTAEINQEDKTITATVPFGTELTSLLPEVKVSEKAAVSPTGAQDFSNEVAYTVTAENGTKATYKVIVNQAEPNASDAKQILSFVFKEEDNTALNEDVTAEINQEEKTITATVPFGTELTSLLPLIEVSEKATVSPTGAQDFSNEVDYVVTAENGTKATYKVIVNQAEPNASNAKQILSFVFKEEDNTALNEDVTAAINQEDKTITATFPFNTDVTTLTPSIEVSEEATVSPAGAQDFTNEVIFTVTAQDQTQEHYTFKFNFTAPTQREVLIAIYNSNPGNTLGWDINNEDISSWVGVTVDDQGRVIKLVFGGEEAPIGYGLVTLPAEIGQLTSLETLSLYSNQLTSIPAEIGQLTSLKGLYLGNNQLTSIPAGIGQLTNLEFLFLHNNQLTSIPAEIGQLTSLVRLYLSNNQLTSIPAEIGQLTSLEYLYLSNNQLTSIPTEIGQLTSLEYLYLSNNQLTSIPAEIGQLINLTYLDIRNNPLTSIPSGVCNLENNGTNIIKDDGVTCETAADD; this is encoded by the coding sequence ATGAAAAAGTATTTTTATGTATTACTATTCGTTGCCGGGGGTATTTGCATGACCTCCTGCAATAAAGACGACGACAACCCTTCACCAAAAAGCGATGCCAAACAAATCCTCAGTTTTGTTTTTAAGGCAGCAAACAATAAAGCTTTGAACGAAGATGTAACAGCAGAGATAAACCAGGAAGATAAAACCATTACTGCCACCGTACCTTTTGGCACTGAACTAACCTCTTTATTACCTGAGGTGAAAGTTTCCGAAAAAGCGGCCGTATCACCCACAGGCGCACAGGATTTTTCCAATGAAGTTGCCTATACGGTAACTGCCGAAAACGGTACCAAAGCAACCTATAAAGTAATAGTAAACCAGGCAGAACCCAATGCCAGTGATGCCAAACAAATCCTTAGTTTTGTTTTTAAGGAGGAAGACAATACAGCTTTGAACGAAGATGTAACAGCAGAAATAAACCAGGAAGAAAAAACCATTACCGCCACTGTACCTTTTGGCACTGAACTGACCTCCTTATTGCCTTTAATAGAAGTCTCCGAAAAAGCCACCGTATCACCCACAGGCGCACAGGATTTTTCCAATGAAGTTGATTATGTGGTAACTGCCGAAAACGGTACCAAAGCAACCTATAAAGTAATAGTAAACCAGGCAGAACCCAATGCCAGTAATGCAAAACAAATCCTCAGTTTTGTTTTTAAGGAGGAAGACAATACAGCTTTGAACGAAGATGTAACAGCAGCAATAAACCAGGAAGATAAGACCATTACCGCTACCTTTCCTTTTAACACTGACGTAACCACTTTGACCCCCTCCATAGAAGTCTCCGAAGAAGCCACCGTATCACCCGCAGGGGCACAGGACTTTACCAATGAAGTTATCTTTACCGTGACTGCACAGGACCAGACACAGGAACATTATACATTTAAATTTAATTTTACAGCCCCCACCCAGAGGGAAGTACTCATTGCCATTTATAACAGCAACCCCGGTAATACCCTTGGCTGGGATATTAACAACGAGGATATTAGCAGCTGGGTTGGGGTAACGGTAGACGACCAAGGCAGGGTTATTAAATTAGTATTTGGTGGTGAAGAAGCACCAATAGGTTACGGGCTGGTTACCCTCCCTGCGGAGATCGGGCAGCTCACCAGCCTGGAAACCTTATCTTTATACAGCAACCAACTAACGAGTATCCCCGCTGAAATAGGCCAGCTTACAAGCTTAAAGGGATTATATTTAGGCAATAACCAACTAACGAGTATCCCTGCAGGGATCGGTCAGCTCACAAACTTAGAATTCTTATTTTTACACAACAACCAACTAACGAGTATCCCTGCAGAGATCGGGCAGCTCACCAGCTTGGTACGCTTATATTTAAGCAACAACCAGCTAACGAGTATCCCTGCAGAGATCGGGCAGCTCACCAGCCTGGAATACTTATATTTAAGTAACAACCAACTAACGAGTATCCCTACAGAGATCGGGCAGCTCACCAGCCTGGAATACTTATATTTAAGTAACAACCAACTAACGAGTATCCCTGCAGAGATCGGGCAGCTTATCAATTTAACTTATTTAGATATACGGAATAACCCACTAACCAGCATTCCTTCGGGGGTATGTAATTTGGAAAATAACGGGACTAATATTATAAAAGATGATGGTGTTACCTGCGAAACAGCTGCAGATGATTAA
- a CDS encoding lipoprotein signal peptidase, whose translation MSLKKASLVIALVLIVDQLSKIYVKTHFELYESVEVFSWFKILFIENEGAAWGTKLSDFIPFISDRASKLILTLFRLVAISGIAYWLYDTVKKGSPKILIIAISLIFAGAFGNIIDSVFYGVLFNDSHGQIATLFSENPYGTIFHGKVVDMFQFPLIDTTWPEWVPYYGGRSFRFFEPIFNVADTSISTGVGMLIVFNKKAFPKNKKVNETETTAAGMN comes from the coding sequence ATGTCATTAAAAAAAGCATCGCTCGTAATAGCATTGGTTTTAATTGTAGACCAACTCTCCAAAATATATGTAAAAACTCATTTTGAGCTTTATGAATCTGTTGAAGTATTTAGCTGGTTTAAAATACTGTTTATAGAAAATGAAGGAGCTGCCTGGGGTACAAAACTAAGTGATTTTATACCTTTTATTTCTGACAGGGCCAGTAAACTTATTCTAACCTTATTCCGTTTGGTGGCCATTTCGGGTATAGCCTACTGGTTATATGATACAGTAAAGAAGGGTAGCCCTAAAATACTTATTATCGCTATTTCATTAATTTTTGCAGGGGCATTTGGAAATATAATAGATTCTGTTTTTTACGGTGTATTGTTTAACGACAGCCACGGGCAGATAGCTACTTTGTTTTCTGAAAATCCGTACGGTACAATTTTTCATGGCAAAGTAGTTGATATGTTTCAGTTTCCGTTAATTGATACTACCTGGCCAGAGTGGGTGCCTTATTACGGGGGCAGGAGTTTTCGTTTTTTCGAGCCTATTTTTAATGTGGCAGATACTTCAATAAGTACAGGTGTGGGTATGCTGATAGTGTTTAATAAAAAAGCTTTTCCCAAGAATAAAAAAGTTAACGAAACCGAAACAACAGCTGCCGGAATGAATTAA
- a CDS encoding leucine-rich repeat domain-containing protein: protein MKKYFYVLLFVAGGICMASCNKDDDNPSPKSDAKQILSFVFKEEDNTALNEDVTAAINQEDKTITATVPFGTELTSLLPLIEVSEKAAVSLTGAQDFSSEVDYVVTAENGTKATYKVSVKKADPGTGKQILSFVFKATDNEVLSKDMPAEIDQDSHTIIAGIPASIDVTTLTPSIEASEGAVVLSSGPQECSNEVIYTVTAQDATQATYTFTFKFTATTQKEVLMAIYKSNPCNYLSWDLDNGDIGTWTGVYVDDEGNITELSLGEGEKNSSLSNVPESDRGTSLKTISLNKEGGYGLTNIPAAIGQLTSLVSLSLGNNQLASLPAEIGQLTNLKFLYLYENQLTSIPAEIGQLASLEELYLYENQLTSIPAEIGQLINLTYLDIRNNPLTSIPSEVCNLENNGTNIIKDDGVTCETAADD, encoded by the coding sequence ATGAAAAAGTATTTTTATGTATTACTATTCGTTGCCGGGGGTATTTGCATGGCCTCCTGCAATAAAGACGACGACAACCCTTCACCAAAAAGCGATGCCAAACAAATCCTCAGTTTTGTTTTTAAGGAGGAAGACAATACAGCTTTGAACGAAGATGTAACAGCAGCAATAAACCAGGAAGATAAAACCATTACTGCCACCGTACCTTTTGGCACTGAACTGACCTCTTTATTGCCTTTAATAGAAGTCTCCGAAAAAGCGGCCGTATCACTCACAGGCGCACAGGATTTTTCTAGTGAAGTTGATTATGTGGTAACTGCCGAAAACGGTACCAAAGCAACTTATAAGGTATCGGTTAAAAAAGCAGACCCCGGTACGGGAAAACAAATCCTTAGTTTTGTTTTTAAGGCAACAGACAATGAGGTATTAAGCAAAGATATGCCCGCAGAAATAGACCAGGACAGCCATACCATTATTGCCGGTATCCCTGCCAGTATAGACGTAACTACTTTGACCCCCTCCATAGAAGCTTCCGAAGGGGCCGTGGTATTATCTTCCGGCCCACAGGAATGTTCCAATGAGGTTATCTATACCGTTACCGCACAAGATGCAACCCAGGCAACCTATACATTTACATTTAAGTTTACCGCCACCACCCAAAAGGAAGTATTAATGGCCATATATAAGAGCAACCCTTGCAATTACCTTAGTTGGGACCTTGACAACGGGGACATTGGTACATGGACCGGGGTATATGTAGACGATGAAGGCAATATTACTGAATTATCACTTGGGGAAGGAGAAAAAAACTCTTCCCTGTCCAATGTTCCGGAAAGTGACCGTGGAACAAGTTTAAAAACAATAAGTTTGAATAAGGAGGGGGGCTATGGCCTTACCAATATCCCCGCAGCAATCGGGCAACTTACCAGCCTGGTATCCTTGTCTTTAGGAAATAACCAGCTCGCCAGTCTCCCCGCTGAAATAGGTCAGCTCACCAACCTGAAATTCTTATATTTATACGAAAACCAACTAACGAGTATCCCCGCTGAAATAGGTCAGCTTGCAAGCTTAGAGGAGTTATATCTATATGAAAACCAACTAACGAGTATCCCTGCAGAGATCGGGCAGCTTATCAATTTAACTTATTTAGATATACGGAATAACCCACTAACCAGCATTCCTTCGGAGGTATGTAATTTGGAAAATAACGGGACTAATATTATAAAAGATGATGGTGTTACCTGCGAAACAGCTGCAGATGATTAA
- the uvrC gene encoding excinuclease ABC subunit UvrC codes for MSNPSIELQLQTLPNNPGVYQFYDKDGKILYVGKAKNLKKRVSSYFQKTHEYGKTRVLVKKIVHIKHIVVPTETDALLLENNLIKKHQPRYNVMLKDDKSYPWICIKNERFPRIFSTRKLIKDGSEYYGPYTSMKTVKTLLELIKGLYPLRTCNYDLSRDKINAGKYKVCLEYHLGNCKGPCENYQTEEEYNSQIAAIREIIKGNFKDSLHRFKERMKEFAAEMKFEEAQKIKEKIEVLENYQSKSTVVNPKISNVDVFSIVSDESYGYVNFLQLSYGSIIRAHTIEIKKKLDETDKKLLELAITELRQRFHSKSNEIYVPFEVEAEEAIKVTIPKLGDKKRILELSERNAKFYRLERFKQVKITDPDRHTNRIMAQMKKDLRLQEEPRHIECFDNSNIQGTNPVAACVVFKNGKPSKKDYRHFNIKTVDGPDDFASMEEVVHRRYRRLLEEGESLPQLIVIDGGKGQLSSALKSLETLGLRGEIAIIGIAKRLEEIYYPEDPIPLYLDKKSETLKIIQQLRNEAHRFGITFHRNKRSKAAINTELEYIEGIGKKTAEDLLKKFKSVKRIKEASMDSLIEVVGPSKAQKIYAAFH; via the coding sequence ATGAGCAATCCTTCTATAGAACTGCAGTTGCAAACCTTACCCAACAACCCGGGGGTTTACCAATTTTATGATAAAGATGGGAAAATATTATATGTGGGAAAAGCAAAAAATCTTAAAAAAAGAGTTTCTTCCTATTTTCAAAAAACCCATGAATATGGCAAAACAAGGGTTTTAGTAAAGAAAATAGTTCATATTAAACATATTGTTGTACCTACGGAAACCGATGCATTGCTGCTTGAAAATAATTTGATTAAAAAGCACCAGCCCCGGTATAATGTAATGCTCAAGGATGATAAATCATACCCCTGGATATGTATTAAAAATGAACGTTTCCCCAGGATATTTTCAACAAGGAAACTTATAAAAGACGGCTCGGAATATTACGGGCCTTACACCAGTATGAAAACCGTGAAGACATTGCTGGAACTTATAAAAGGGCTCTATCCCTTGCGTACTTGTAATTATGACCTTTCGCGCGACAAAATTAATGCCGGTAAATATAAGGTATGCCTGGAGTACCATTTAGGGAACTGCAAAGGCCCCTGCGAAAATTATCAGACAGAAGAAGAATATAACAGCCAAATTGCAGCCATAAGGGAAATAATAAAAGGAAATTTTAAAGATTCGCTTCATAGGTTTAAAGAAAGGATGAAAGAATTTGCTGCAGAAATGAAGTTTGAAGAGGCCCAGAAAATAAAGGAAAAAATAGAAGTATTAGAAAATTATCAGTCCAAATCTACCGTAGTTAATCCTAAGATAAGTAATGTAGATGTTTTTAGTATAGTATCGGATGAGAGCTACGGATATGTGAATTTTCTTCAGTTATCCTATGGTTCTATAATAAGGGCGCATACTATTGAAATAAAAAAGAAACTGGACGAAACCGATAAAAAGCTGCTGGAACTGGCAATTACGGAATTAAGGCAAAGGTTTCATTCCAAATCCAATGAAATTTATGTGCCTTTTGAGGTAGAGGCAGAAGAAGCAATAAAAGTAACCATTCCGAAGCTGGGAGATAAAAAAAGGATTTTGGAATTGTCTGAACGGAATGCTAAGTTTTACCGTTTGGAGCGGTTTAAGCAAGTTAAAATTACTGACCCCGACAGGCATACCAACAGGATAATGGCCCAGATGAAAAAAGATCTGCGCCTGCAGGAAGAACCCCGCCATATTGAATGTTTTGACAATTCCAACATTCAGGGTACCAACCCGGTTGCAGCTTGTGTAGTGTTTAAAAACGGAAAACCCAGTAAAAAGGACTATCGGCACTTTAACATAAAAACGGTTGATGGCCCCGATGATTTTGCTTCAATGGAAGAAGTTGTGCACCGCCGGTACCGCAGGCTCCTGGAAGAAGGTGAAAGCCTACCGCAATTAATTGTAATTGACGGGGGCAAAGGGCAGCTTTCGTCTGCCTTAAAAAGTCTTGAAACGCTGGGGCTAAGAGGTGAAATAGCAATTATCGGGATTGCCAAAAGACTGGAAGAAATTTATTATCCGGAAGATCCCATACCATTGTATTTAGACAAAAAGTCTGAAACCTTAAAAATAATACAACAGTTACGCAATGAAGCGCACAGGTTCGGTATTACTTTTCACCGTAATAAAAGGAGTAAAGCAGCTATAAATACAGAGCTTGAATATATTGAAGGAATTGGTAAAAAAACTGCAGAAGATTTGTTAAAAAAGTTCAAATCGGTGAAGAGAATTAAAGAAGCATCGATGGATAGTTTAATTGAAGTAGTGGGGCCTTCAAAAGCACAAAAAATTTATGCAGCTTTTCATTGA
- a CDS encoding leucine-rich repeat domain-containing protein encodes MGNITEARERINEVISEGCEELNLSGLDLTTEELKQLFPLINEKLPELQSLHLSGNHLTSLPGEIGNLTTLRWLHLSGNQFTLLPAELGNLTNLEWLNLSGNKLTVLPAEIGNLTTLQWLYLSRNQLSIVPETINKMSNLKKLNLGHNPLTEKTRRGLEAAFRNRPKVLNYKITVPQE; translated from the coding sequence ATGGGAAATATAACAGAAGCCAGGGAAAGAATAAACGAAGTTATTAGCGAAGGCTGTGAAGAATTGAATCTATCCGGTCTTGATTTGACAACAGAGGAATTAAAGCAGTTGTTCCCTCTTATTAATGAGAAACTGCCAGAGCTCCAGTCCCTTCATTTATCCGGAAATCACCTTACTTCCTTACCCGGGGAAATAGGCAATCTAACCACCCTGCGATGGCTTCATTTATCCGGGAACCAATTTACCTTATTACCCGCAGAACTGGGGAATTTAACCAACCTCGAATGGCTTAATTTATCCGGGAATAAACTTACCGTATTACCCGCAGAGATAGGAAATTTAACAACTCTTCAATGGCTTTATTTATCAAGAAATCAGCTTAGTATTGTGCCAGAAACCATTAATAAAATGTCAAACCTTAAAAAACTTAATTTAGGGCATAACCCTTTAACCGAGAAAACCAGGCGTGGGTTAGAAGCTGCTTTCAGAAACAGGCCAAAAGTATTAAATTATAAAATAACTGTTCCGCAGGAGTGA